Proteins from one Pelosinus sp. IPA-1 genomic window:
- a CDS encoding nucleobase:cation symporter-2 family protein, with the protein MAQDRCHPVDEMLPVGQLFTYGLQHVLAMYAGAVAVPLIIANALGLSKEQLIFLINADLFTCGIATLIQTIGFWNMGIRIPMVQGVTFAAVTPMIIIGQTHGIPAIYGSIIVAGAVTYFISPYFSRLIRFFPPVVTGSIITIIGISLMPVAVRWAGGGNPAAKDFASMEYIGLALFVLLLVLAFYRYFKGFMSNIAVLLGLIAGTVIAFFMGMVNLEQVSQSGWISVTTPFWFGVPTFDLASIAAMVLVMLVVMTETTGDCIAIGEIVDKPISENDLTRCLRADGFSTMLGGILNSFPYTAFAQNVGLVGLTRVRSRFVVAAAGVILIILGMFPKLAAVIAAIPNPVLGGAGVAMFGMVAASGIRTLAKIDFNGTHNIMVVGISLGLGMITLAVPNFYHNFPSWLQVILHSGITTGSIAAIVLNLVLNGTQNNSVIIKKSVRN; encoded by the coding sequence ATGGCGCAAGACCGATGTCATCCAGTAGATGAAATGTTGCCGGTGGGCCAACTATTTACCTATGGTTTGCAGCATGTTTTAGCAATGTATGCTGGTGCTGTAGCTGTTCCTCTTATTATTGCCAATGCTTTAGGATTAAGCAAAGAACAACTTATTTTTCTGATTAATGCTGACTTATTTACTTGTGGAATTGCTACTCTCATTCAAACAATCGGTTTTTGGAACATGGGTATTCGTATTCCAATGGTGCAAGGGGTAACATTTGCTGCTGTCACCCCGATGATTATTATTGGTCAAACTCATGGAATACCAGCAATTTATGGCTCCATAATTGTAGCAGGTGCTGTCACGTATTTTATTAGTCCTTACTTTAGTCGCCTAATTCGTTTCTTTCCACCAGTAGTAACTGGAAGTATCATAACCATCATTGGTATTAGTCTCATGCCGGTAGCAGTAAGATGGGCAGGAGGGGGTAACCCAGCAGCTAAGGATTTTGCTAGTATGGAGTATATTGGTCTTGCACTTTTTGTTTTGTTGTTAGTGTTAGCATTTTACCGTTATTTTAAGGGATTTATGAGTAATATTGCAGTGTTATTAGGGCTAATTGCAGGTACAGTAATAGCATTTTTCATGGGAATGGTTAATCTGGAGCAAGTCTCTCAATCTGGCTGGATCAGTGTTACTACGCCCTTTTGGTTTGGAGTACCCACTTTTGATTTAGCTTCTATTGCTGCAATGGTATTGGTTATGCTAGTAGTTATGACGGAAACAACAGGTGACTGTATTGCTATTGGTGAAATTGTTGATAAACCGATTAGTGAAAATGATCTTACAAGATGTTTACGGGCAGATGGTTTTTCTACCATGTTAGGCGGCATATTAAATAGTTTTCCATACACAGCTTTTGCCCAAAACGTGGGGTTGGTAGGGTTGACACGGGTTAGGAGTCGTTTTGTTGTGGCTGCTGCTGGCGTTATTTTAATAATATTAGGGATGTTCCCTAAATTAGCAGCCGTTATTGCGGCAATTCCCAATCCCGTGTTAGGTGGCGCAGGAGTTGCCATGTTTGGCATGGTTGCTGCAAGTGGTATAAGAACACTTGCCAAAATTGATTTTAATGGAACGCATAATATTATGGTAGTCGGCATCAGCCTTGGACTGGGTATGATTACGTTAGCAGTTCCTAATTTTTATCATAATTTTCCCAGTTGGCTGCAGGTAATTTTACATAGTGGAATTACTACAGGTAGCATTGCAGCCATAGTATTAAACTTAGTGTTAAATGGAACACAAAATAACAGTGTTATTATAAAAAAGAGCGTTAGAAATTAA
- the dpaL gene encoding diaminopropionate ammonia-lyase: MEQSIKWTINQMVNQKAKVSIDFLNQEEIQKARCFHASFPEYSPTPLCSLEKLANHLGVAGIYVKDESFRFGLNAFKVLGGSFAMANYLAEQLGQDISQLNYETLVSNEIRYQLGDITFATTTDGNHGRGVAWTANRLKQKSVVYMPKGSSITRLNNIKSEGAEAYITELNYDDAVRMTSENAKKFGWVVVQDTAWEGYEKIPAWIMQGYGTMAVEALEQLQAMKVYKPTHIFIQAGVGSLAGAVQGYFASVFGEERPKTIIVESNQADCLYQSVLANDGQPHIVTGDLFTIMAGLACGEPNTISWNVLRDYSDMFVSCPDWVAAKGMRMLANPLKEDSRLISGESGAVTAGLLATIMTSDKLKEMKNKLGLDENARILLFSTEGDTDPEKYRSVVWDGECPVIEWKS; this comes from the coding sequence ATGGAGCAGAGCATTAAATGGACTATCAATCAAATGGTAAATCAAAAAGCGAAAGTTTCAATTGATTTTTTAAATCAAGAAGAAATCCAAAAGGCTAGATGTTTTCATGCCAGTTTTCCTGAATACAGTCCTACGCCACTGTGTAGTTTAGAAAAGTTGGCAAATCATTTAGGAGTGGCAGGGATATATGTAAAAGACGAATCCTTTCGCTTTGGGTTAAATGCATTTAAAGTACTTGGTGGATCGTTTGCCATGGCAAACTATTTAGCTGAGCAGTTGGGGCAAGACATTAGCCAATTAAATTATGAAACATTGGTATCTAATGAAATACGGTATCAGTTGGGAGATATTACTTTTGCTACAACGACGGATGGAAATCATGGTCGAGGTGTAGCTTGGACAGCGAATCGATTAAAACAAAAGTCAGTAGTATATATGCCGAAAGGATCATCCATCACACGTCTCAACAATATTAAGTCTGAGGGTGCAGAGGCCTACATAACTGAATTAAATTACGATGACGCTGTACGAATGACATCAGAAAATGCCAAAAAATTTGGCTGGGTAGTTGTTCAAGATACTGCCTGGGAGGGGTATGAGAAAATACCTGCTTGGATAATGCAAGGATATGGCACTATGGCAGTCGAGGCTTTAGAACAGTTGCAGGCAATGAAAGTCTATAAACCGACACATATTTTTATTCAAGCTGGCGTTGGTTCACTAGCTGGTGCTGTACAAGGATACTTTGCTTCTGTATTTGGTGAAGAACGTCCTAAAACTATCATTGTTGAGTCAAACCAAGCGGATTGTTTATACCAGTCAGTTTTGGCAAATGATGGTCAGCCGCATATTGTTACAGGAGATCTTTTTACGATTATGGCTGGTTTGGCCTGTGGCGAACCTAACACCATTAGCTGGAATGTTTTAAGAGATTATAGTGACATGTTTGTTTCTTGTCCTGATTGGGTGGCGGCAAAAGGAATGCGTATGTTAGCAAATCCGCTGAAAGAAGATAGTCGTCTTATCTCAGGAGAATCAGGCGCCGTTACCGCAGGATTGTTAGCAACTATAATGACAAGTGATAAGCTAAAAGAAATGAAAAATAAGCTAGGTCTTGATGAGAACGCAAGAATACTCCTTTTTAGTACAGAAGGAGACACTGATCCCGAGAAATATCGTAGCGTTGTTTGGGATGGCGAATGTCCTGTAATTGAGTGGAAAAGCTAG
- a CDS encoding NCS2 family permease has product MIPTSMVTKQSFLDQFFKLSQKKTDIKTEILAGITTFVALAYIIFVNPNILADAGIPKEAAIASTIYATAMATLLMGLWANYPIAVAPGMGLNAFFAYYVVGVLHLPWQVALGAVFFSGLLFLILTMGGIRQAIIKAVPMNLKCAIGVGIGLFIAFIGLKNSGIIIADKATFVTVGKLTTIEPLLSCIGLILTAVLMARSVKGSMLIGILTTTILGMFFGVVPTPKAIGDIMSFQFPSMGATFMHMDIAGAWEYGIFSIIFTFTIVELFDNMGTLIGLTRKAKLMNNKGEIENLDKALTTDAVGTIGSAIFGTSTVTSYVESAAGIAEGGKTGLTAITVAILFVVSLLFAPLIGLVPGFATAPALILVGALMMAEINQVSFEDFTDGFPAFMTIIMMPLTFSIANGFAFGFISYTFVKALTGRVKDVSWIMWAVSIAFLVNFYMRLH; this is encoded by the coding sequence ATGATACCCACCAGTATGGTAACCAAACAGAGTTTTCTAGATCAGTTTTTTAAACTTAGTCAGAAAAAGACGGACATTAAAACAGAGATACTAGCTGGTATAACTACTTTTGTCGCATTAGCTTATATTATTTTTGTAAATCCCAATATTCTGGCTGATGCTGGAATTCCTAAAGAAGCAGCGATTGCTTCTACGATTTATGCAACGGCTATGGCTACTTTACTCATGGGCTTATGGGCTAATTATCCTATTGCAGTAGCACCTGGTATGGGGCTTAATGCTTTTTTTGCTTATTATGTAGTTGGTGTGTTACATCTTCCTTGGCAAGTCGCTTTAGGAGCAGTATTCTTTTCCGGTCTATTATTTTTAATATTGACGATGGGTGGAATCCGCCAAGCTATTATTAAGGCGGTACCAATGAATTTAAAATGTGCTATCGGTGTTGGTATCGGTTTATTTATTGCTTTTATCGGCTTAAAAAACTCCGGTATCATTATTGCCGATAAAGCAACTTTTGTTACAGTTGGGAAATTAACAACAATAGAGCCTTTATTATCCTGCATAGGTTTAATTTTGACAGCAGTCTTGATGGCTCGGAGTGTAAAAGGTTCCATGCTAATTGGTATTCTTACGACTACTATTCTGGGAATGTTTTTTGGTGTAGTTCCTACCCCAAAGGCTATAGGAGATATTATGAGTTTCCAATTCCCTAGTATGGGCGCAACTTTTATGCACATGGATATTGCGGGTGCCTGGGAATATGGTATTTTTTCAATTATATTTACTTTTACTATCGTGGAATTGTTTGATAATATGGGAACTTTAATTGGCTTAACTCGCAAAGCAAAACTAATGAATAATAAGGGAGAAATTGAGAATTTAGATAAGGCATTGACTACTGATGCTGTCGGCACAATTGGTAGTGCTATTTTTGGTACTTCCACTGTTACTTCTTATGTAGAAAGTGCTGCCGGTATTGCTGAAGGGGGCAAAACAGGACTGACAGCCATAACTGTAGCCATATTATTTGTTGTATCACTATTATTTGCACCCTTAATCGGCTTAGTACCAGGCTTTGCAACAGCTCCAGCCCTAATACTAGTAGGAGCTTTAATGATGGCAGAAATTAACCAGGTTAGTTTTGAAGACTTTACCGATGGCTTCCCAGCTTTCATGACAATTATTATGATGCCGTTGACTTTTAGTATTGCTAACGGTTTTGCGTTTGGCTTTATCAGTTATACTTTTGTCAAAGCATTGACGGGGCGGGTAAAAGATGTTAGTTGGATTATGTGGGCAGTTAGTATTGCATTTTTAGTTAACTTTTATATGCGTCTTCATTAA
- the ade gene encoding adenine deaminase: protein MKPIEQLISVAQGHVPADVVLKNAQVFNVFTGKFDRGDVAVVGGYIAGIGQYEGQIEIDMTGKFITPGFIDGHVHMESSMVSPREFAKVVVAMGTTTLIVDPHEIANVVGEKGIEYVLDVAEELPVHIFIMLPSCVPATNLETSGANLTVQELTRFINHSRVLGLGELMDFPGVLSRDKDILAKIRLAEGKLIDGHGPGLLGKRLTAYIAAGIGSDHECVTPEEAIERVRQGMHIMLREGSAAKNLLNLLPMVNGYTARRCMFATDDRHPADLINQGHINHMVRMSIDAGIELATVLQMATINPATYFNLKDIGAIAPGYYADLLVFDDLISWVPTQVYKQGQIVATKGKSVFNVLKTNDKKIRNTMHLGNISSGQLKIKASSRVARVIGLVPHQLITASLEIEVPVINGEFVSDRDNDILKLAVFERHHGTGNVGVGLVKGLGMSVGAIASTVAHDSHNVVVIGSDDDDMIRAVQEVEKMQGGIAIVNEGKVLGTLALPLAGLMSEEDIYAVHTKLTDLHNIVRGLGVNPNYDPFMTLAFMSLPVIPSLKLTDKGLVDVNKFAVVPVSV from the coding sequence ATGAAACCAATAGAACAATTAATCTCTGTAGCTCAAGGCCATGTTCCTGCTGATGTAGTGTTAAAGAATGCACAAGTCTTCAATGTGTTTACTGGAAAATTTGATAGGGGTGATGTAGCCGTCGTAGGCGGCTACATTGCTGGTATTGGTCAATATGAGGGTCAAATAGAGATAGACATGACTGGAAAGTTCATAACACCTGGCTTTATTGATGGACATGTTCATATGGAAAGCTCGATGGTTAGTCCTAGAGAATTTGCTAAGGTAGTCGTTGCGATGGGGACGACTACCCTTATTGTCGATCCTCATGAAATTGCAAATGTTGTTGGGGAGAAAGGTATTGAGTATGTTTTGGATGTTGCCGAGGAACTTCCTGTACATATTTTTATAATGCTTCCCTCTTGTGTACCTGCGACTAACCTAGAAACCTCAGGTGCAAATTTAACTGTACAAGAGTTGACTCGGTTTATAAATCACTCCAGAGTATTAGGACTTGGAGAATTAATGGATTTCCCCGGAGTTCTAAGTCGAGATAAAGACATACTTGCTAAGATAAGGCTGGCTGAAGGCAAATTAATTGATGGTCATGGACCAGGGCTTTTAGGGAAAAGACTGACTGCTTATATTGCTGCTGGCATTGGGTCAGATCATGAGTGTGTAACTCCTGAAGAAGCAATAGAAAGAGTAAGACAGGGAATGCATATTATGCTGCGTGAAGGTTCAGCTGCTAAAAATCTTCTGAATCTATTACCGATGGTTAATGGTTATACTGCTAGGCGCTGTATGTTTGCGACAGATGATCGGCACCCTGCTGATCTCATTAACCAGGGTCATATCAACCATATGGTAAGAATGTCCATCGATGCAGGAATTGAGTTGGCAACCGTATTACAAATGGCCACTATTAATCCAGCAACCTATTTTAACCTGAAGGATATAGGAGCCATTGCGCCTGGTTATTATGCTGATCTACTAGTGTTTGACGATTTAATATCCTGGGTTCCTACTCAGGTTTATAAACAAGGACAAATAGTAGCCACTAAGGGTAAAAGTGTTTTTAATGTTTTAAAAACCAATGATAAGAAAATACGCAATACAATGCACTTAGGAAATATTAGTTCTGGGCAATTAAAGATAAAGGCTAGTTCAAGAGTAGCTAGAGTAATTGGTTTAGTTCCACATCAACTCATTACTGCTTCTCTTGAAATAGAGGTGCCGGTGATTAATGGGGAATTTGTTTCTGATAGGGATAATGATATTTTAAAATTGGCTGTATTTGAGCGCCATCATGGTACAGGAAATGTTGGTGTGGGCCTAGTTAAGGGGTTAGGGATGTCAGTAGGAGCGATTGCCTCTACTGTGGCCCACGATTCACATAATGTAGTAGTTATTGGCAGTGATGATGATGACATGATTAGGGCGGTGCAAGAAGTTGAAAAAATGCAGGGTGGTATCGCTATTGTAAATGAGGGAAAGGTGTTAGGAACATTAGCCTTACCTTTAGCTGGATTAATGTCAGAAGAAGATATTTATGCTGTTCATACAAAGTTAACTGATTTACACAATATTGTCCGTGGTCTTGGCGTAAATCCTAATTATGATCCTTTTATGACGTTAGCCTTCATGAGTTTACCTGTGATACCATCGTTAAAATTAACGGATAAAGGATTAGTGGATGTAAATAAGTTTGCAGTTGTCCCAGTGTCAGTTTAA
- the ygfK gene encoding putative selenate reductase subunit YgfK: MSHIMKIQPFDVMLTWILREYEERQSIFGIHRSLFYVPKKNSPYAIEDLYGSYLATPIGTAAGPHTQLAQNIICTWLSGGRFIELKTVQIMDELELSRPCIDMEDEGYNVEWSQELKLDQSANEYIKAWALIHILHRLLGFSKIGPVGTIFNMSVGYNLEGIKSLEMTRFMNRMADAREEIAQIQAILNEQFPEFADVEIPNRLTNNVTLSTMHGCPPDEIGKIVCYLLEERKLHTTVKLNPTLLGREGLLHIIHDNLGYQNIQIPDSVFSHDLQYELAIQLIKMFKKVAAEQKLIFGIKLTNTLAMTNYKTNLPGDEMYMSGRALYPIAMNLYQKILKEFQGDLQISYSAGADAFNLTDILASGAKTVTVASDLLKPGGYSRLLQYLENLENEMTKRNVKTLGELASNKVKNVEIAAKEALSNPRYKKDYHPYDLPKVPSELEMFDCITAPCKEQCSLGQDVPEYLWLIANGEYDKALEVILARNPLPAINGYICTHLCQTRCTRNNYDEPIAIRALKRFAVEKGKAQIEVKGKLGKKVAIIGGGPSGLAAASILAANGIDVTIYEAKDKAGGMPAIAPEFRIPQKVVQEDIARIKNMGVKIELSHPIITQPEELLKNGFDAVYVACGFSRDTPLDIPGAEGKGVYGALALLERIAKGDKPDLGSNVLVIGGGNTAMDAARTAQQLIGKPVKVVYRRTKKEMPATDEEKKDLLEEGNDLIELTTPTEIILQDGRVAALKCIRNVLGEHDGDGRRNPVGIPGSEFEIKADSIIIAIGQSSDVSFLTGSAVSLRRNGAIAVDVKTGITDKDRIYAGGDVTRGPAIVVQACADGRRAAEAICQEFGVLLKPGDCPSTSLSEEDILKVKQIRVRKQVQQKLEMLSVAERTDFKLVEQTFSEEAARKEASRCMQCSEFCDKCVEVCPNRANYTYMISPMSITLPTIAYQDGKLKVIGERKFQINQNRQIIHIDDFCNECGNCATFCVHFGKPYRDKPRLFLRERDFIQEDSNAFYIEGNTIRQRLDGVESKLMVEEDGFFFENPLVTIHLSPDFAIKEMGPRVDFTRTFSMQEVVHMALIFQGVTTSLPFVLNQL, translated from the coding sequence ATGTCTCATATAATGAAAATTCAACCTTTTGATGTTATGCTTACTTGGATTTTAAGAGAATATGAAGAAAGGCAGTCTATCTTTGGGATACATCGCTCCTTATTTTATGTACCTAAGAAAAATAGTCCTTATGCAATTGAAGATTTATATGGGAGTTATCTGGCAACCCCTATTGGTACAGCGGCGGGACCGCATACCCAATTAGCTCAAAATATTATTTGTACTTGGTTGTCTGGCGGTCGGTTTATCGAACTCAAAACCGTTCAAATTATGGATGAACTAGAACTATCTAGGCCTTGTATTGATATGGAAGATGAGGGCTATAATGTTGAATGGTCTCAGGAACTGAAATTAGATCAATCTGCAAATGAATACATAAAGGCTTGGGCATTAATTCACATCTTACATAGATTATTGGGTTTTTCTAAAATAGGTCCTGTTGGTACAATCTTTAATATGAGTGTAGGGTACAATTTAGAAGGCATAAAAAGCCTGGAAATGACCCGCTTCATGAATCGTATGGCTGATGCCAGAGAAGAAATTGCTCAAATACAGGCAATACTTAACGAACAATTTCCCGAATTTGCAGATGTTGAAATTCCAAATCGACTTACCAATAATGTGACTCTTTCAACGATGCATGGTTGTCCTCCTGATGAAATCGGCAAAATTGTCTGTTATTTACTAGAAGAGCGGAAATTGCATACTACAGTAAAACTCAATCCAACTCTCTTAGGAAGAGAAGGTTTACTGCATATTATCCATGATAATTTAGGTTATCAGAATATTCAAATTCCTGATTCCGTATTTTCTCATGACTTACAATATGAACTTGCTATACAGCTGATAAAAATGTTTAAAAAAGTTGCTGCAGAACAAAAACTGATTTTTGGAATAAAATTAACAAATACATTAGCTATGACAAATTATAAAACTAATCTGCCTGGTGACGAGATGTATATGTCCGGGCGGGCCTTGTATCCCATCGCAATGAATCTATATCAAAAAATTCTTAAAGAGTTTCAGGGTGATCTACAAATTTCATATTCTGCTGGTGCTGATGCTTTTAATTTGACTGATATTTTGGCATCTGGGGCAAAAACGGTAACCGTTGCGTCTGACTTACTGAAACCTGGAGGGTACTCTAGACTTCTCCAGTATCTAGAAAACCTAGAAAATGAAATGACAAAGCGTAATGTGAAAACTCTTGGAGAATTGGCCAGCAATAAAGTAAAGAATGTAGAGATTGCAGCTAAGGAGGCACTTAGTAATCCGCGTTACAAAAAGGACTATCATCCTTATGATTTGCCTAAAGTTCCATCTGAACTTGAAATGTTTGATTGTATAACAGCTCCTTGTAAAGAACAGTGCAGTCTGGGGCAGGATGTTCCAGAATATCTTTGGCTAATTGCGAATGGAGAGTATGATAAGGCGCTAGAAGTAATTTTAGCTCGTAACCCTCTTCCAGCAATAAATGGCTATATCTGTACACATCTCTGCCAGACGCGTTGCACAAGAAATAATTATGATGAACCAATCGCAATTAGAGCCTTAAAGCGATTTGCTGTGGAAAAAGGTAAGGCTCAGATAGAGGTAAAAGGCAAGCTAGGGAAAAAAGTTGCAATAATTGGCGGAGGGCCTTCTGGGCTAGCTGCAGCTTCCATCTTGGCAGCCAATGGTATTGACGTCACTATTTATGAAGCAAAAGATAAGGCGGGTGGGATGCCTGCCATTGCTCCTGAGTTTAGAATTCCTCAGAAGGTTGTGCAAGAGGATATTGCTCGTATAAAAAATATGGGAGTGAAAATAGAACTTTCTCATCCCATTATTACGCAACCTGAAGAGTTATTAAAGAATGGTTTTGATGCTGTTTATGTTGCGTGTGGTTTCTCAAGAGATACTCCTTTAGATATTCCAGGGGCTGAAGGAAAGGGCGTTTATGGGGCACTCGCTTTATTGGAGCGTATAGCTAAAGGCGATAAGCCAGATTTAGGCTCAAATGTTTTGGTCATTGGCGGAGGAAATACCGCGATGGATGCGGCCCGTACTGCGCAACAACTTATTGGTAAACCAGTAAAAGTTGTTTATCGCCGGACAAAAAAAGAGATGCCTGCTACGGATGAAGAAAAGAAAGACCTGTTAGAAGAAGGCAATGATTTAATAGAGCTAACCACGCCAACTGAAATTATTTTACAAGATGGTCGGGTAGCAGCCCTTAAGTGCATAAGGAATGTGTTAGGAGAGCATGATGGAGATGGTCGAAGAAATCCAGTGGGGATACCAGGTAGCGAGTTTGAAATTAAGGCTGACTCTATAATCATAGCAATCGGCCAGAGTTCAGATGTTTCTTTTCTTACTGGAAGTGCTGTATCTTTACGTAGAAACGGTGCAATTGCTGTTGATGTTAAGACTGGTATAACAGATAAGGACAGAATTTATGCAGGAGGCGATGTAACTCGAGGGCCAGCTATTGTAGTGCAGGCTTGTGCCGATGGGCGCCGCGCGGCCGAAGCTATTTGTCAAGAATTTGGTGTTTTACTTAAACCCGGAGATTGTCCTTCGACATCGCTTTCTGAGGAAGATATTTTAAAAGTAAAACAAATTCGAGTTAGAAAACAAGTACAGCAGAAACTGGAGATGCTTTCAGTCGCTGAGCGTACCGATTTCAAACTTGTTGAACAAACCTTTTCGGAAGAGGCGGCACGCAAAGAAGCTAGTCGCTGCATGCAATGCTCGGAATTTTGTGATAAGTGTGTTGAGGTTTGCCCTAATCGAGCGAACTACACCTATATGATTTCGCCAATGAGCATAACGTTGCCTACAATTGCTTATCAAGATGGGAAGCTAAAAGTGATAGGGGAGCGAAAATTCCAGATAAATCAAAACCGACAAATTATCCATATAGATGATTTCTGTAATGAGTGTGGTAATTGCGCTACTTTTTGCGTTCATTTTGGCAAGCCCTACAGAGATAAGCCGAGGTTATTCCTTAGAGAACGTGATTTTATACAGGAAGATAGCAATGCATTCTATATTGAGGGTAATACCATTCGTCAACGCCTAGATGGAGTAGAATCTAAGCTTATGGTAGAGGAAGATGGCTTTTTCTTTGAAAACCCTTTAGTGACTATTCATTTATCTCCTGACTTTGCAATTAAGGAGATGGGACCAAGAGTAGATTTTACGAGGACATTCTCCATGCAAGAAGTAGTCCATATGGCATTGATTTTTCAAGGTGTTACTACATCACTGCCTTTTGTGTTAAATCAATTGTAA
- the ssnA gene encoding putative aminohydrolase SsnA, whose protein sequence is MLLIGNGRVITRDRHQPYLGDGCVVIKDTIIIEIGPTQKMREQYPGAEFIDVQGKVIMPGMINTHMHLYSTFARGMSSKEAPPQNFVQILERLWWRLDKALTLEDIYYSAMVVLIDCIKNGTTTIFDHHASPGAVRGSLFEMAKATKAAGIRSSLCYEVSDRDGSKIMEEGIQENIEFIKFAKGRDDLLRGMFGLHASMTLSNDTLNKCSKAVSGLEAGFHVHVAEDAADQVDAEKKYGRRVIERLAEYDMVGEKSIAVHCVHIDEKEIDILKTKDANVVHNPESNMGNAVGCAPILTLMEKGIVVGLGTDGYTTDMFESYKVANLLHKHDRKNPSVAWGEVPNMLFENNPKIAMGYFSRPIGKLAAGCYGDVIVVDYDPPTDLNETNVNGHILFGMSGRGVVTTIINGQVLMKDRKLVNLDEKEICVKARELSSKLWNRL, encoded by the coding sequence ATGCTGTTGATTGGCAATGGGCGAGTAATAACTCGCGATAGACATCAGCCTTATCTAGGAGATGGCTGCGTTGTAATTAAGGATACTATAATTATCGAAATTGGCCCGACGCAAAAAATGCGTGAACAATATCCTGGTGCCGAGTTTATTGATGTTCAAGGTAAAGTTATCATGCCTGGTATGATTAATACTCATATGCATTTATATAGCACTTTTGCGCGGGGGATGTCCTCAAAAGAGGCGCCACCACAAAATTTTGTGCAAATTTTAGAGAGATTATGGTGGAGATTAGATAAAGCATTAACCCTAGAAGATATCTATTATAGTGCTATGGTTGTACTAATTGATTGTATTAAAAATGGTACGACGACTATTTTTGACCACCATGCTAGCCCGGGTGCCGTGCGGGGGAGTTTATTTGAAATGGCAAAAGCAACTAAGGCAGCTGGGATTCGTAGTTCACTATGTTATGAAGTATCTGATCGTGATGGCAGCAAAATTATGGAAGAGGGAATACAAGAAAACATTGAATTTATTAAATTTGCCAAAGGTCGGGATGATTTACTGCGAGGTATGTTTGGGCTGCATGCTTCTATGACGTTGAGTAATGATACTCTTAATAAATGCTCCAAGGCTGTTTCAGGGTTAGAAGCAGGTTTTCATGTGCATGTAGCAGAAGATGCTGCTGATCAAGTCGATGCGGAAAAGAAGTATGGAAGAAGGGTAATAGAAAGATTGGCTGAGTATGATATGGTTGGAGAAAAATCCATCGCAGTTCATTGTGTTCATATCGATGAAAAAGAAATCGATATTTTAAAAACCAAAGATGCGAATGTGGTTCATAATCCAGAATCGAACATGGGTAATGCAGTAGGCTGTGCTCCTATCCTTACTTTAATGGAAAAGGGCATTGTTGTAGGCTTAGGTACAGATGGCTATACCACTGATATGTTTGAATCTTACAAGGTCGCTAATCTTTTACATAAACATGATCGAAAAAACCCAAGTGTAGCTTGGGGTGAAGTTCCAAACATGCTATTTGAAAATAATCCAAAGATTGCTATGGGTTATTTTTCACGGCCCATTGGTAAATTAGCTGCTGGCTGTTACGGAGACGTTATTGTAGTAGATTATGATCCCCCTACAGATTTAAATGAGACAAACGTTAATGGGCATATTTTATTTGGCATGTCTGGTCGAGGGGTAGTAACAACGATAATCAATGGTCAGGTTTTAATGAAGGATCGGAAGTTAGTGAATCTTGATGAGAAAGAAATATGTGTTAAAGCACGAGAGTTAAGTTCTAAGTTATGGAATCGTTTATAA